From Vitis vinifera cultivar Pinot Noir 40024 chromosome 3, ASM3070453v1, the proteins below share one genomic window:
- the LOC100241847 gene encoding uncharacterized protein LOC100241847, which produces MIVCVAVVGHQNNPLYIQSFTEADDALKLHHIVHCSLDVVDERVNNPKKSGPTLNETFLGLLYPTENYKVYGYLTNTKVKFILVTTDLDVRDADVRNFFRRFHSAYVDAVSNPFHVPGKKITSRTFAERVSTIVKSFGLSSAG; this is translated from the exons ATGATCGTGTGCGTCGCGGTGGTCGGACACCAGAACAACCCTCTCTACATCCAGAGCTTCACCGAGGCCGATGATGCCCTCAAGCTTCACCACATCGTCCACTGCTCCTTGGACGTCGTTGACGAGCGAG TGAACAATCCGAAAAAATCTGGACCAACCCTGAATGAAACATTTCTTGGTCTGCTTTATCCAACCGAAAATTACAAAGT ATATGGTTATTTGACTAATACAAAGGTGAAGTTTATCTTGGTTACAACAGATTTAGATGTCAGGGATGCAGATGTCAGAAAT TTCTTCAGGAGGTTCCACTCTGCATACGTGGATGCGGTTTCAAATCCATTCCACGTTCCAGGTAAAAAAATAACCTCCAGAACTTTTGCAGAAAGGGTCAGTACCATTGTCAAGTCATTTGGTTTGAGTTCAGCTGGATGA
- the LOC100264130 gene encoding probable 26S proteasome non-ATPase regulatory subunit 3: MTQDVEMKELPAPSNSVTSTTPSTLQHLKEIASLIESSAYAREVRRIVRAIRLTMILRRKLKATVLSGFLNYALNPGSEVHTRLSSYLPKEDEHDMEVDTATSATQTPAKHPLPELEIYCYLLVLIFLIDQKKYKEAKACSAASITRLKNLNRRTIDVLASRLYSYYSLSYELTGDLAEIRGNLLALHRIATLRHDELGQETLLNLLLRNYLHYNLYDQAEKLRSKAPRFEAHSNQQFCRYLFYLGKIRTIQLEYTDAKESLLQAARKAPVSALGFRVQCNKWAVIVRLLLGEIPERTVFMQKGMEKALRPYFELTNAVRIGDLELFKSVAEKFSTTFSSDRTHNLIVRLRHNVIRTGLRNISISYSRISLADVAQKLRLDSANPIADAESIVAKAIRDGAIDATLDHANGWMVSKETGDIYSTNEPQFAFNSRIAFCLNMHNDAVRALRFPPNSHKEKESAEKRRERQQQEQELAKHIAEEDDDEF; encoded by the exons ATGACTCAAGATGTGGAAATGAAAGAGCTTCCAGCTCCTTCAAATTCTGTTACTTCTACTACTCCTTCAACACTGCAGC ATTTGAAGGAGATAGCGTCACTCATCGAGAGCAGCGCGTATGCTCGGGAGGTTCGCCGCATTGTGCGCGCCATTCGGCTTACCATGATATTGAGGCGGAAGCTGAAGGCGACTGTGCTCTCTGGATTCCTAAATTATGCCCTTAACCCAGGATCGGAGGTGCACACCCGGTTGTCCTCGTATCTTCCCAAG GAAGATGAACATGACATGGAAGTTGATACTGCAACATCTGCAACTCAAACTCCTGCAAAACACCCCTTGCCAGAACTTGAGATTTACTGCTACTTGCTAGTTCTGATTTTTCTGATTGATCAGAAGAAGTACAAAGAG GCTAAAGCTTGTTCCGCAGCAAGCATCACACGGCTGAAGAATCTGAATCGGAGAACCATTGATGTTCTGGCATCCAGGCTTTATTCTTATTACTCTCTTAGCTATGAACTCACAGGTGATCTTGCTGAGATTCGAGG TAACCTCCTTGCCTTGCATCGGATTGCAACATTGCGCCATGATGAGCTGGGTCAG GAAACACTTCTAAACCTGCTTCTGCGTAATTACCTCCATTACAACTTGTATGATCAGGCTGAGAAACTGAGGTCAAAGGCACCTCGTTTTGAAGCTCATTCAAATCAGCAG TTTTGTCGCTACCTCTTCTACCTAGGAAAGATTAGGACAATTCAGTTGGAGTACACAGATGCAAAAGAGTCCCTCCTGCAAGCTGCTCGGAAAGCCCCTGTTTCAGCCCTTGGTTTTCGAGTTCAATGCAACAAGTGGGCTGTGATAGTCCGCCTCCTGCTGGGCGAAATCCCTGAAAGGACTGTTTTTATGCAGAAGGGCATGGAGAAGGCTTTGAGGCCCTACTTTGAGCTTACAAAT GCTGTGCGAATTGGAGATCTGGAGCTCTTCAAGTCTGTTGCTGAGAAGTTCTCAACTACTTTCAGTTCAGATCGCACACACAATTTGATTGTTAGGCTGCGGCATAATGTCATAAGGACTGGGCTACGCAATATCAGTATCTCGTATTCTCGAATCTCACTGGCGGATGTTGCCCAGAAGCTGAGATTGGACTCTGCAAATCCTATTGCTGATGCTGAGAGCATTGTAGCCAAGGCAATACGAGATGGTGCAATTGACGCCACATTGGATCATGCAAATGGGTGGATGGTATCCAAGGAGACAGGGGACATCTACTCCACCAACGAACCTCAATTTGCATTTAACTCAAGAATTGCCTTTTGCCTTAACATGCACAACGATGCAGTGCGTGCCCTTCGGTTTCCCCCTAATTCCCACAAGGAGAAAGAAAGTGCTGAGAAGAGGAGAGAGAGACAACAGCAGGAGCAAGAGCTTGCAAAGCATATTGCTGAGGAGGACGACGATGAGTTCTAA
- the LOC109121486 gene encoding monooxygenase 2-like: MVAFQEPSFAGRTSMRGVKYFSSSHGFELKVLHLFGKGIRAGFIPYDASQEKEMEGDPAKVKQFVLDNLGKVPDELREIVESTVLETIISARLRYRKPWELQWGSISKDNVCVVGDALHPMTPDLAQGRSAALEDDIVLVRCLAEALSKKPAGCVQQTEWNMMTFLRDKLSAFLAGVLLKRADFDYEMEYSFFFFDDVYESERV; encoded by the exons ATGGTGGCCTTCCAGGAGCCATCTTTTGCAGGGCGAACTTCAATGAGGGGTGTTAAATATTTCAGTAGCAGTCATGGTTTTGAGCTCAAAGTCCTCCATTTATTTGGGAAAGGAATACGGGCTGGGTTTATCCCTTATGATGCCAGCCAAG AGAAAGAGATGGAAGGTGACCCAGCTAAGGTGAAGCAGTTTGTACTGGACAATCTTGGGAAGGTCCCTGATGAGCTAAGAGAAATTGTAGAAAGCACTGTGTTGGAAACAATTATATCAGCAAGATTGAGATACAGAAAACCATGGGAGCTGCAGTGGGGGAGTATCAGCAAAGACAATGTCTGTGTGGTTGGTGATGCATTGCACCCCATGACACCAGACCTTGCCCAAGGGAGGTCTGCAGCCTTAGAAGATGACATAGTTTTAGTCAGGTGTCTTGCTGAAGCTTTGTCAAAGAAACCTGCAG GTTGTGTGCAGCAGACTGAATGGAATATGATGACCTTCCTGAGAGATAAACTGTCTGCATTCCTGGCTGGTGTGCTGCTGAAGAGAGCTGATTTTGATT ATGAAATGGAGTatagtttcttcttctttgatgATGTTTATGAATCTGAGAGGGTGTGA